From Apium graveolens cultivar Ventura chromosome 9, ASM990537v1, whole genome shotgun sequence, the proteins below share one genomic window:
- the LOC141686921 gene encoding uncharacterized protein LOC141686921 isoform X3, whose amino-acid sequence MPAKHKCIWCGKLLFYEHKISIHLKYFGGLNAIRTNKQSKQKKGKNPELNRSEKGKGVESVDEGKEESSKKGKHYNKDKTFGAGSSTNKSEGVEYGSCNGKSTLHSVKWDRIILEEEASIGMTFVRMGFFTTNCMFDKFLNRLLVIPLSTLAGLSRSVIDYLFCQEPHSKLPDFLVFIIREHKGKIYEVIDKARAFVEVVRDATNFASADTIYGFAAYPSGENCLGNAPLVS is encoded by the exons ATGCCAGCTAAACATAAGTGCATTTGGTGTGGAAAGTTATTATTTTATGAACATAAGATATCTATTCACCTGAAATATTTTGGCGGTCTAAATGCTATTAGAACTAATAAGCAGTCGAAACAGAAGAAGGGTAAGAATCCTGAACTAAACAGATCAGAGAAAGGCAAGGGTGTTGAGTCGGTGGATGAAGGAAAGGAGGAGTCTTCAAAGAAAGGGAAGCATTACAACAAGGATAAGACTTTTGGAGCTGGTTCTTCTACCAACAAGTCGGAAGGAGTTGAATATGGATCCTGTAACGGCAAATCTACTTTACACTCCGTGAAATGGGATCGTATTATACTGGAAGAG GAAGCATCCATTGGGATGACTTTTGTTCGGATGGGATTTTTCACAACAAATTGTATGTTTGATAAATTCCTGAATCGGCTACTGGTGATACCCCTTTCTACTCTAGCAGGACTATCCAGAAGTGTTATTGATTATTTGTTTTGTCAGGAGCCACATTCCAAATTACCGGATTTTTTAGTGTTCATAATAAG AGAACACAAAGGCAAGATCTATGAAGTCATTGACAAAGCTAGAGCTTTTGTGGAAGTTGTACGTGATGCTACGAACTTTGCTTCAGCTGATACTATTTATGGTTTCGCAGCATATCCATCTGGGGAGAATTGCTTGGGGAATGCGCCTTTAGTGAGCTAG
- the LOC141686921 gene encoding uncharacterized protein LOC141686921 isoform X1: protein MPAKHKCIWCGKLLFYEHKISIHLKYFGGLNAIRTNKQSKQKKGKNPELNRSEKGKGVESVDEGKEESSKKGKHYNKDKTFGAGSSTNKSEGVEYGSCNGKSTLHSVKWDRIILEELLLQQEASIGMTFVRMGFFTTNCMFDKFLNRLLVIPLSTLAGLSRSVIDYLFCQEPHSKLPDFLVFIIREHKGKIYEVIDKARAFVEVVRDATNFASADTIYGFAAYPSGENCLGNAPLVS from the exons ATGCCAGCTAAACATAAGTGCATTTGGTGTGGAAAGTTATTATTTTATGAACATAAGATATCTATTCACCTGAAATATTTTGGCGGTCTAAATGCTATTAGAACTAATAAGCAGTCGAAACAGAAGAAGGGTAAGAATCCTGAACTAAACAGATCAGAGAAAGGCAAGGGTGTTGAGTCGGTGGATGAAGGAAAGGAGGAGTCTTCAAAGAAAGGGAAGCATTACAACAAGGATAAGACTTTTGGAGCTGGTTCTTCTACCAACAAGTCGGAAGGAGTTGAATATGGATCCTGTAACGGCAAATCTACTTTACACTCCGTGAAATGGGATCGTATTATACTGGAAGAG CTGCTACTACAGCAGGAAGCATCCATTGGGATGACTTTTGTTCGGATGGGATTTTTCACAACAAATTGTATGTTTGATAAATTCCTGAATCGGCTACTGGTGATACCCCTTTCTACTCTAGCAGGACTATCCAGAAGTGTTATTGATTATTTGTTTTGTCAGGAGCCACATTCCAAATTACCGGATTTTTTAGTGTTCATAATAAG AGAACACAAAGGCAAGATCTATGAAGTCATTGACAAAGCTAGAGCTTTTGTGGAAGTTGTACGTGATGCTACGAACTTTGCTTCAGCTGATACTATTTATGGTTTCGCAGCATATCCATCTGGGGAGAATTGCTTGGGGAATGCGCCTTTAGTGAGCTAG
- the LOC141686921 gene encoding amino acid transporter AVT6C-like isoform X6: protein MLVQVLDGSDDMLVRHLIREEVLKWQGKGDVLSGNQPDRPVHLGVLQEWFGIHWWNTRAFALLFTLIFISLPLVLFRRVESLRFCSAVSVLLALVFVGICSGMAISALLEGKTNTPKLIPQLDNRASFFNLFASSPVTVTTFTFHFNVHIIGGALREASDMTSVVRISLVLCSGIYFTIGIFGYLLFGDSIMADILVNFDQGCQKLKLPL from the exons ATGCTTGTCCAGGTATTGGATGGTTCTGACGATATGTTGGTTCGACATCTTATCAGGGAAGAAGTGCTAAAATGGCAAGGCAAAG GGGATGTATTATCAGGAAACCAGCCGGACAGACCAGTTCACTTGGGAGTACTGCAAGAATGGTTTGGCATCCACTGGTGGAACACTCGAGCTTTCGCTCTTTTGTTTACTCTAAtattcatttcactaccactaGTTTTGTTCCGTCGAGTAG AATCATTAAGGTTTTGTTCAGCAGTATCAGTTCTGTTAGCATTGGTGTTTGTGGGGATATGCTCAGGAATGGCAATCTCAGCACTCTTAGAAGGCAAAACAAATACACCAAAGCTCATACCTCAGTTGGACAATCGAGCCTCCTTCTTTAACCTCTTCGCTTCATCTCCAGTCACCGTCACTACATTCACTTTTCACTTCAATG TTCATATTATTGGAGGGGCGCTTAGGGAAGCATCAGATATGACCTCAGTTGTTCGAATTTCTCTAGTACTTTGCTCAGGAATCTACTTTACCATTGGGATCTTCGGATACCTGTTGTTTGGGGATTCCATTATGGCAGACATACTTGTAAATTTTGATCAGGGTTGCCAGAAGTTAAAGCTACCCTTGTGA
- the LOC141686921 gene encoding uncharacterized protein LOC141686921 isoform X2: MPAKHKCIWCGKLLFYEHKISIHLKYFGGLNAIRTNKQSKQKKGKNPELNRSEKGKGVESVDEGKEESSKKGKHYNKDKTFGAGSSTNKSEGVEYGSCNGKSTLHSVKWDRIILEEQEASIGMTFVRMGFFTTNCMFDKFLNRLLVIPLSTLAGLSRSVIDYLFCQEPHSKLPDFLVFIIREHKGKIYEVIDKARAFVEVVRDATNFASADTIYGFAAYPSGENCLGNAPLVS, from the exons ATGCCAGCTAAACATAAGTGCATTTGGTGTGGAAAGTTATTATTTTATGAACATAAGATATCTATTCACCTGAAATATTTTGGCGGTCTAAATGCTATTAGAACTAATAAGCAGTCGAAACAGAAGAAGGGTAAGAATCCTGAACTAAACAGATCAGAGAAAGGCAAGGGTGTTGAGTCGGTGGATGAAGGAAAGGAGGAGTCTTCAAAGAAAGGGAAGCATTACAACAAGGATAAGACTTTTGGAGCTGGTTCTTCTACCAACAAGTCGGAAGGAGTTGAATATGGATCCTGTAACGGCAAATCTACTTTACACTCCGTGAAATGGGATCGTATTATACTGGAAGAG CAGGAAGCATCCATTGGGATGACTTTTGTTCGGATGGGATTTTTCACAACAAATTGTATGTTTGATAAATTCCTGAATCGGCTACTGGTGATACCCCTTTCTACTCTAGCAGGACTATCCAGAAGTGTTATTGATTATTTGTTTTGTCAGGAGCCACATTCCAAATTACCGGATTTTTTAGTGTTCATAATAAG AGAACACAAAGGCAAGATCTATGAAGTCATTGACAAAGCTAGAGCTTTTGTGGAAGTTGTACGTGATGCTACGAACTTTGCTTCAGCTGATACTATTTATGGTTTCGCAGCATATCCATCTGGGGAGAATTGCTTGGGGAATGCGCCTTTAGTGAGCTAG